Sequence from the Acidobacteriota bacterium genome:
GTGGTCAATTGGTGTATCATAGATGGCATCAGGGATGTCCTCCGTAATTGAATTTGGCAAAATGATTTTATCAACTACGGTTCAAAACATCCCTTTCAACTTTTTCAACTCAATACTCAGGTTAAGTAACGATTAAAAATCCAAACAATTTTTTTCAGGCAACTGACGCTGCTATTTTAATATCGCCTGAAAACTTTTTTGTGCGGCTTCAATGGTTCTTTCAATCAACGTTTCTGAATGCTGAATTGAAATGAATGCACATTCAAATTGCGAAGGCGCGAGGTAAACGCCTTCTTCGAGCATGGCACGGAAAAACTTCCCGTAAAGTTCGGTATTGGCAAGTTTCGCGGTATTCCAATTAACCACCGGTTCATTAGCGAAAAAGGCGGTCATCATCGAACCTACACGATTGCTGGTCATCGCAATCCCCGCTTGCATTGCAGCATCTTTTAATCCCGCTTCAAGTTGTGCGCTTCGTCGTTCCAATAAATCGTAAGGGTTTAACTCTTTCAATAATTTTAAAGTGACCAAACCTGCCGTAACCGCTAAGGGATTTCCTGAAAGCGTACCGGCTTGATAAACTCCGCCGGTTGGAGCCACAAAATCCATAATCTCATTTCTCCCGCCAAAGGCAGCGGCTGGCAGTCCTCCACCGATGATTTTTCCGAGACAAGTTAAATCGGGTTTCACGTTATAAAGCGCCTGCGCGCCACCAAAAGCCACACGGGAACCGGTCATCACCTCATCAAAAATTAACAGCGCCCCATATTGAGCGGTAATTTCCCGGACAGCTTTCAAGTATCCTTGCCGTGGTGGGACACAGCCCATATTTCCGGCAATCGGTTCAATAATCACACAGGCAATTTCATTTCCCTGCTCGGAAAATATTTCGCGTAATTCCGCTTCATCATTAAATTGGGCAACAATCGTGTGCCTGGCAAAATCTGCGGGAACGCCTGCGCTATCCGGGGTGCCAAAGGTTGCCAATCCCGAACCGGCTTTCACCAACAGGCTGTCAGAATGACCGTGATAGCAGCCTTCAAATTTAATGATTTTATCGCGTCCGGTATAACCACGAGCCAGACGAATCGCGCTCATCGTCGCTTCGGTTCCTGAACTAACCAGACGAACCTTTTCGATTGCCGGGTATGCCTCAGAAATGATTTCGGCAATTTCAATTTCGATTTCCGTCGGCGCACCATAACTGGTGCCATGCCTTAAAGCTTCATGCAGGGCATCAATCACCGCTGGATGCGAATGACCCAGAATCATTGGACCCCAGGAACCTACATAATCAATGTAGCGATTGCCATCAACATCTGTCACCAATGCCCCGTCGGCGTCTTTGATAAAGACCGGTTTTCTGCCGACTGCGCGAAAGGCGCGAACCGGGCTATTGACCCCACCGGGAATTTTATGTTGAGCGCGTTCAAACAAGTCATCGGATTTTTTGGTTATGAGTTCAGACATTTTCACCTCGATTTTTTATTACAAGTCTATTTGCGGATTTAAGAATGTTAATCATACAATCGCTTCTTGAATTGGTAAATTGCATCGCTTTTGAAAAGCATATCAATGACCTGTCTATGACCAAAAATAACAAACTGAAAAACCGGCTTTTGGATAGAATGTCGGTTCTCGAAAAAAATACCTTAGCCAAGTTATTGGAGAAGACCGGGCGCAATTTTTATAAGCGTGGGTGGGTATTGGGAACCAGCGGTAATTTCAGCACCGTTTTATGCGATGAACCTTTGGAGATAATGATTACCGCAAGCGGCGTTGATAAAGGCGATTTAGATGTGAACAAATTTTTAGTTATCAATTCCGAGGGTGAAGTAATTTCGGGAACCGGGTCGCCTTCGGCTGAAACCGCTTTACACCTGAAAATCGTTGAGCTAAAAAATGCGAAAGCTGTCTTACATACTCATTCCGTTTGGAGCACGATTCTTTCAAATACTTTTCGAGAAAATCGAGGCATCAAATTCGAGGGATTTGAAATGTTAAAAGGGTTAAGTGGCGTCACCACCCATGAGCATGAAGAATGGTTGCCGATAATTGAAAATTCGCAAAACTACTCTGAGTTAGCTGATACGTTGGAAAAAACTTTAATTGAACATCCTGCCTGTCATGGTGTTCTGTTGCACCAACATGGGCTTTACACCTGGGGAAATAATCTGGCGGAAGCCAAACGCCATATTGAAATCTTTGAATTTTTATTTGAAGTTAAGGGCAGAAGTCAGCAATAAAGGAGGCAAACGGTTATGGCAATATTAACGATTCCGGAAAATAACCTGACGATTAATGAGGTTTTGGAAATCAAAGAATATCTGGCAACCGTCGGAATTGAATTTGAACAATGGACACCGAATCATCCGCTTCCTGAAAACCCAACCAATGATGAGATACTTTCCGCTTATGAAGCCGAAATTGAAAATCTGAAAGTCAGAGGCGGTTATGTCACGGCTGATGTCATTAACATCACCCCGCAAACACCGGGCATTGAAGCGATGCTTGCGAAATTCAATCGCGAACATTGGCATGATGAAGATGAAGTGCGGTTTATCATTCATGGTCGAGGTTTATTCCACATCAGACCGCAGGATGCGCCGGTGGTGGCAATCGAAGTCGAGGCTGGAGATTTGCTTCGCGTGCCCAGAGGCACTTTGCATTGGTTCAACCTTTGCGCCGAACGAGAAATTCGCGCCATCCGTTTATTTCAAGACCCGTCCGGGTGGACACCCAATTATACCGAGAGCGGAATCGATGCCAGATACGAACCGGTCTGTTTCGGCGTCGCGTATCTACCCATCCCGAATGCGAGTTGATTGATGAACCGCGAAACCTTTAGTCAATCCATCAATACCATTCTTCTGGACATTGAAGGCACGACGACACCGGTTGATTTTGTCTATCAAACCCTTTTCCCTTTCGCTCGAAAGCATTTTAAATCCTATCTTGAGCAGAATATTCTGAACCCTGAAATTCAAGACGACCTGAAGCGGTTGCATCAGGAACAACTGAATGACACCAATGAAAACCTTGCCCCTCCGGAAATTCATCTTGAAAATCAGAGTTATGCGATTGACTCAGTGTTTCGTTATCTTAT
This genomic interval carries:
- the hemL gene encoding glutamate-1-semialdehyde 2,1-aminomutase, whose translation is MSELITKKSDDLFERAQHKIPGGVNSPVRAFRAVGRKPVFIKDADGALVTDVDGNRYIDYVGSWGPMILGHSHPAVIDALHEALRHGTSYGAPTEIEIEIAEIISEAYPAIEKVRLVSSGTEATMSAIRLARGYTGRDKIIKFEGCYHGHSDSLLVKAGSGLATFGTPDSAGVPADFARHTIVAQFNDEAELREIFSEQGNEIACVIIEPIAGNMGCVPPRQGYLKAVREITAQYGALLIFDEVMTGSRVAFGGAQALYNVKPDLTCLGKIIGGGLPAAAFGGRNEIMDFVAPTGGVYQAGTLSGNPLAVTAGLVTLKLLKELNPYDLLERRSAQLEAGLKDAAMQAGIAMTSNRVGSMMTAFFANEPVVNWNTAKLANTELYGKFFRAMLEEGVYLAPSQFECAFISIQHSETLIERTIEAAQKSFQAILK
- the mtnB gene encoding methylthioribulose 1-phosphate dehydratase, with the translated sequence MLIIQSLLELVNCIAFEKHINDLSMTKNNKLKNRLLDRMSVLEKNTLAKLLEKTGRNFYKRGWVLGTSGNFSTVLCDEPLEIMITASGVDKGDLDVNKFLVINSEGEVISGTGSPSAETALHLKIVELKNAKAVLHTHSVWSTILSNTFRENRGIKFEGFEMLKGLSGVTTHEHEEWLPIIENSQNYSELADTLEKTLIEHPACHGVLLHQHGLYTWGNNLAEAKRHIEIFEFLFEVKGRSQQ
- a CDS encoding cupin domain-containing protein, encoding MAILTIPENNLTINEVLEIKEYLATVGIEFEQWTPNHPLPENPTNDEILSAYEAEIENLKVRGGYVTADVINITPQTPGIEAMLAKFNREHWHDEDEVRFIIHGRGLFHIRPQDAPVVAIEVEAGDLLRVPRGTLHWFNLCAEREIRAIRLFQDPSGWTPNYTESGIDARYEPVCFGVAYLPIPNAS